The sequence TTTCTTCGAGGCGGCGTCCCGGTTCGAATTCCACCGGCAGCGTGCGCAGTCCGCGCATGATGAGCCCGCCGCGCCACCGCAGATCGGCCGGTTCCGCGGCAAGTCGCAGGCCAGGAAGGCGTTTCAGCAGCGTCGCCACCGCCGCCTGGCCCTCCAGCCGGGCCAGCGGCGCCCCCAGGCAGTAGTGGATGCCGTGCCCGTAACCCAGGTGCTGATTGTCACTCCGTGACAGATCGAGTGCGTCCGGATCCGTGAACCGGTCCGGGTCCCGGTCCGCCGCCGCCAGCACCACCAGCACCGGATCTCCGGCCGCGATCTCCTGCCCGCCGAGGGTCAGCGCCTCGGTGGCGTACCGCCAGGTCGCGAGCTCCACCGGCCCGTCGAACCGGAGCAGTTCCTCGATGCCGGTGGCCAGCAGGGCGCTCTCCCCCGCCGCCAGGGACTCTTCGAGCCGGGCGCGCTGCTCGGGGTGGCGGAGGAGGGCGTACGTACCGTTCCCGATCAGGTTCACCGTCGTCTCGAACCCGGCGAACAGCAGGATGAACGCCATCGCCGCGGCCTCGTTCTCGGTGAGGTGCTCGCCGTGGTCGCTGGCCCGGATCAGCCCGGAGATCAGGTCGTCACCGGGGTTCTCCCTCTTCCGGTGGATGAGTTCGGCGAGATAGCCGCGCATCTTCTTCACCGACCGGGCCACCCCGCCGCGCGGCCCGCCGCCGTGGCGGATCATCATGCCCGCCCAGTCCCGGAAGTCGTCCTGGTCCTCGCGCGGGACGCCGAGCAGGTCGCAGATGGCGTAGATGGGGAGCGGGAAGGCGAAGTCATGGATCAGATCCGCCTCCCCGTCCTCGATGAACCGGTCGATGAGCCGGTCCGTCAGCTCCTGCACGCGGGGCGCGAACTCCGCGACCCGGCGCGGGGTGAACGCCTTGGAGACGAGCCGGCGCAGCCGGGTGTGGTCCGGCGGGTCGATGTTGAGCAGATGCGTCATCAGCTCCGCCTTGCGCTCCCCCGGGATCCCCGTCTTCCCCTTGGCGGCCGCGGACCCGGCGTGGTTCGCGGGATCCTTGGAGAGCCGCGCGTCGGCGAGCGCCTGCTTGGCATCCCCGTACCGCGTCACGAGCCAGGCCTCGACCCCGCTGGGCAGCGCGGTCCGGTGCACGGGGCTGTGCTCGCGGAGCCAGGCGTAGGCGGGGTAGGGGTCGGTGGCGAACTCCCAGGTGAAGAGTGCGGGGGCGTCAGGGGTGTGGGGGCAGGCGGGGGTGTCGGTCACTCCTTGACGGTATCGGGCGGGGTGTCGGTGACTTTACGGAGTGGGGGGAGGGCTTCCGTTGCGGCGGGGTGGCCGTGCCCGGCGGCCCGGGCCATCCACCTCTGCGCGCGGGCGGCCAGCACCTTTCCCAGGTTGTACTGCGCTTGTACGATGCCGGCCTCGGCGGCCGTCTCCAGGTACGGGATCGCTTCCGCTTCCGCGTCGAGCAGGACCAGCAGCTCTCCCAGCAACGCCGTCGCCCCGATGTGCCCCGCGTCCGCCGCCTTGCGGAACCAGAACGCGGCGGTCTCGATGTCGCCGAGCGCGGCGTTGATGCGGCCGAGCACCACCGATACCTCCGGATCGCTGTCGGCCAGGGGCACCAGGGTCAGGTGCGCGTTCCACCGCACCGTCCACCGCTCAGCCTCCTCCGGTGCCGCGTCGAGTGCCAGCGACCACATGCCGAGCGGGACGGGCGGGCCCTCCGGCCGGCCCCCCACATCGGCGACGAGCGACCCGAACACGGCCCAGGTGTCCTGCCGTCCCCCAGGGGCCAGCAGCCCGGTCACCCCGTGCCGGATGTGGGATGCCCAGCCGAGCCCGTCGTCGAAGGGCTCGGCGCGGGCCGTCGCCAACTCCTGCGGATACAGCGACTGCGCCGTGCGGAGCGCCTCACGCGAGACCTCGACCAGCCCGCACCGGGCGAAGTCGATCGCCACGCGCACCAGCAGATGGCCACGCGGGTGGGCGTTCGGCCGACGGGCCCGCCGCCACTCCTCCAGGAGTTCGGGACCGACGGCAAGGTATTCGGGCACGGTGTGCACGCCGCGTCCCAGCACCGCGCCCAGCAGGCGGGCATCCTCGTCCAGGGCTTCCAGGCGCCTCAGCTCCCTCTCGCTCCACTCCCGCGCCAACTCGACCGGTTCGGCCGCGCCGAGCACCCCGGCGCGGCCCCGCACACCGAAGCGGCGGGCGTCGTACGCCTCGTCGCCCATCGTGGCGAGCACGGGCACGCGCAGCCGGACGAGGTCCGCGAGGACGGACGGGGTGAGCCCGCGCTTTCCCAGGTGGCCTTCAAGGTCGTCCAGCCACAGCACACAGTGCTCCTCACCCCGCCCCCGCAACACCGCCGGCAGCCCTCGCAGGTCCGTCCCCGGCGGCGGGGCGAAGACCCGTGTCGTACCCGCCATGCTGGTGACCAGAGCGGCCCACGCCGTCCGGGTCCTCCCCGAGAGCGGCGCCCCGGTCACCACGACCAGACCGCCCTCCCAGGCCGCCTCACGGACCTGGTCGGCCAACTCCCGGTCACAGTCCCTCGGCACATACGGCGGCAACGGTGACTCACCGGGCAGCCGCCGGGTCCGTCGCACCCCCAGCGCGATCGGGTCGGCCGTGTCCAGCTGCGGCCACTCGGAGACCGGCGGCAGGGCGGAGGAGTTCGGCGGCTGCGCGTAGTACGTGTGCACGCCCCCGTTCACGGCCCCCGCCTGGACCACCGGTGCGTGGAAAGCGCCCCCGGAGACGGAGTTGCCCACGCCGACCGCCGTGTCGTTCGGCGCTTCCCGTTCGTCGGACACGCCCGTCCCCCGCCCCTCGTACGACTTCTCAGCTCACCGTACTAACCCGCCCCGCCCTCCGCCGCCACGATCGCGTCCCTGTACGCACGAGCCGCCGCGCGCAGGGCGGCCTCCGGGTCGGTGCCGTTCGCCTCGGCGGCGACGGCCAGGGCGAGGAGGTCGTAGCCGATGGAGTCGCCGGTGGGGTCTCCCGTCGGGAGGGGGACGTCGAGGCCCGCCGTGCGGACCCGGCTGCCGAGCTTTGCCGCGAGGGCCAGGCCCGGTTGGCCGAGGGGGACGCCCTCGGTGACCGAAGTGCGCTGCTTCTCGATCGCCTTCGTGCGCAGCCAGTGCGCGTGGACGTCCTCCGGGGTTTCGGCGTGCTCGTCGCCGAAGACGTGCGGGTGGCGGTGGATCAGCTTCTCGACGAGGCCGCCCGCGACGTCGTCGATGGCGAACGGCTCCTCGGGATCCTCCTCCGCGATGCGCGCATGGAAGACGACCTGGAGCAGCACGTCGCCCAGCTCCTCCCGCAGTTCGGTCCGGTCGCCGTCCTCGATCGCCTCGACCAGTTCGTACGCCTCCTCGATGGCGTACTTCGCGAGGCTCTTGTGCGTCCGCTGCGAGGTCCACGGGCACTCGCGGCGGATCCGGTCCATGACCTGGACCAGGTCCAGGAGGCGGGCGCCGGGCAGGTCGTACGAGCCGGGGAGCAGTTCCAGGTCCGGCATGGAGATCCGGCCGGAGCCGCCGAGCCGGGCCAGGCCGTCGGTCAGGCGGCTGTCGCCCTCGCCGCCGGCCAGGACCACGACCGTGCGGCCGCCCGCGCAGGCGGCGACCAGCTCGTCGGCGGAGGGCGCCGCGTGATCCACGCGGACGCCCGCCTCACGGAGGTAGGGCAGCTGCGGGTGGTGCGGGTCTGCGCACAGGACCTGGTCGGCGGCGTGCAGCGTCTGCCAGGCCGGCCAGGACAGCAGGCCGGGCGCGACCCGGTGGCTGGCGGTGAGCAGGACGATGCGGCCGGGGTCGCCGGGGGTGGCGGCGGGCGTGCCGGGGGCTTCAGCGTTCACCCGGCGAACCTACCCGCCGTGCCTCCGGGTCAGGCGCCCGGCGGGTACCCGAGCGGCACCCGGCCCGGATGTCAGGCCCAGGCGCCCCGCCCGAGCACCGGGCTCAGGCGGGCGGCCCGGACGTCAGGTGCAGGCGTCCCACCCGAGCACCCGGCTCAGGCGCCCGCCTCCGGCTCCTGTGGGGCGAACTCCGTGACCTGGGTGATCCACGGCGCCTTGTAGGTGCCCAGCTGCATCTTCTGGTCGTCCCAGGCGCCGAAGCGCGGGTTCACGTCGATCTTCAGCTGCTTCGACGCCTTGGTCAGCGCCTCGCCGACGACCTGCTGCCCGGCAGGCGTACCGAGGTCCGCGCCGAGCGCCTTGGCGAGCTTGGGCAGCTGGACCTCCTGGCGCATGTCGCCGTCGATCTGGTCCGGGGCGACCCAGCGCTGCTGGAGCATCATCGCCCGCAGTTGCTCCTCGCCGCCGTACTGCGCGCGGCCGGCGGTCCGGGCCTCCTGGATCTCCTTGCGGGTGACGGTGACCCCGGCGTCCTCGGCGGCCTTGTCCAGGATCCGGCCGAAGATCAGCCCGTGCAGCTTGGCGCGGTTGAGCTGGCCCGACTTGTTGACCAGCTGGGCCGCCTCGGGCGAGCTCTCCTGGGCGGCGCGGACGTCGGCGGCCTGGGCCTGGACCGCCGAGACCTCGATCCGTTCGCCGCCCACGACGGCCGCGGCACCGGGGTGGGCCTCGTTGCCGCAGGCGGCCAGGAGTGGGGCCGCGAGCAGCGTTGCGGCGGAGACGGCGAGCGCGGTGCGACGACGGCGGTGCAAAGGAGCCTCCCGTGGAGAGTTTGTGCATCGGTGCACAAGCCTTGCGGTGACCGATGTTAGGCAGTGGGGGTGATCAGTGCCACTGATTCGACCAACGATTCGGGAGGAGTTGGGGATGTGGGGCGACGGCCCCGCCCCGGGGGTCAGCCGCCCCGGACGTCGCTCTGGTGGCTGAGGCGGCGGCGCAGGTCCACGGGGAGCGGGTGGTGCGGCCCGTACGTGCGCTCCGCGTCGTACAGCAGCGCCTGGAGCTGAGCGCGGCCCGCCGTGTGGTCCCCGACCGCGAGCAGGAGCTGTCCGATGCGGTGGCGGATGTCCAGGGCCCGGCCGGGGTCGGTGGTGACGGCCCCGTAGGCGTTCTCGTAGTACGGGAGGACCGCGCGGTACTCGCCGAGCGCGGCCGTCGCCTCGCCGAGCTGCTCCAGGCACTGGGCGGCGTCGTAACGGAATTGCAGGACCTGGGCGTCGGCCGGTCCGGCCTCGGCGGTGCGGTCCTCCGCGAGGCGACGCAGCTCCGGCAGCGCGCGGCGGAACTGCCCGTCGTCCATCAGCGTCGCCGCGTACTGCTTGCGCAGGATGCGGACGACCGGGGAGTGCTCACCGTGCTCGGCGGCGGCCGCCGGGAGGATCGCGCCGAGGATGTCCACGGCCTGGGTGATCCGGCCCTCGCCGAGCAGCTTCTTGACCTCGTCGACGGCCTGGGCGACGTCCGGCCGGGCGGGCGGCGGGGTGAAGGAGGTCGGCGCCGTGAGCGGCGGGGGCGGGGAGAGGAGGGAGGCGACGGCGGGCCAGGGGGTGGTGCCGGCCTGGGCCTGCGACGGTACGGAGACGGACGGGGGTACGGGCGAGGTGGCCGGGGTCGCGGCGCGGTCCGGCCAGGGGGCGTGCGGGCGCAGGAAGGGGCGGGTCGGGTCCAGGGGCCCGGCGGGGGTGCCGTGCTTGGGCAGCAGCGGGGCCAGCTCCTCGTACACCTCCTGCGCGGAGGCGGGCCTGTCCTGCGGGTCCTTGGCGAGCAGCCGCAGCACGAGCGCTTCCAGTGCGACGGGGACCTCGGACCTGCCCTGCCGGACGGGGACCGGCGGCTCGTAGAGGTGGCGGTGCAGGACGCCGAGCGCGGTGGACCCGGCGAACGGCACGTCACCGCTGAGCATTTCGTGCAGGACGACCCCGAGGGCGTACAGATCGGTGTACGGGCCGACCGCGCCGCCCATCGCCTGCTCGGGGGCCATGTAGGCCGGGGAGCCTATCGGTGAACCGGTGTGCGTGAGGCGGGTGGTGTCCGTGTCGAGGACGGAGGCGACACCCAGGTCGAGGACGGTGACGGAGCCGTCGGGCCGGACCATCACGTTCCGGGGCTTCAGGTCGCGGTGGACGATCGGCACCGCGTGCACCGCACACAGGACCGCGCAGAGCTGGGCGGCGACCGCCACGGCCCACGGCCAGGGGTACGGGTCCTGCTCGGCGAGGTGGTCGGCGAGGTCGGCGCCCTCCACGTACTGCATGACCAGGAACAGGTCGTCGCCGTCGCTCCCCGCGTCGTGGACGGTGACCAGGCCGGGATGGTCGACCTGCGCGGTGACCCGGCACTCGCGGACGAACCGGCGGCGCAGCTCGTCGGCGGCGTCGCTGCCGGTCGGCCCGGCGACCCGGTCCGGACGCAGCAGCTTCACCGCGACCCGGCGGTCCAGACGCTGGTCGTACGCCGTCCACACCTGGCCCATGCCGCCCTGGCCGAGGATGGTGGCCAGCTCGTACCGCCCGGCGATGACCCGGTTGCTCACCGGCCTTCGCCCTCCTTGCGGAGGTAGTCGCTGAGCTCGTCCAGCTCGGCCCGGACCTGGTCGAGGCGCTGGGGCGCGGGCTTGGGGGGTGTGGTCTCGACGGCGTACGGGTTCGGGGTGGGCGGCGGCGTCGGGTGCTGCGCCTGGGGTTGGACGAGTGCCTGGTTCCGGGCCTGGGCGGGCGGGTGCTGGTGGACGACCGGGCGGTACGGGGCGGTCGCGGGGCCGGGCACCGGCGTCCGGGTGTCGTACGGCCCGGGCCCGGCGAAGTGCCGCGTCTCCATGATCAGGTAGTACGTGATGACGCCGGCCAGGTTCACCATGAGCCACCCCATCCCGATCAGCGCCTGGGCGTCCGTCATCTCCTCCTCCTCGGGCAGGCCCGCGAAGAACGCGAACAGGCCGATGGTGAGGAGGAGCGTGACCGCGAACAGCCACCAGTCACGCGGCCTGCGGGTGACGACCGCGAGCCTCAGCATCGCCGCCCACCCGAGGAACCCGCAGCTCAGCACGGTCAGCACAACAAAGATCGCGCGCAGCGTGGTGAGCGTCCCCGAGGACGGCCGGGGCGTCGGCGGCTGCTGCGGCGGATAGCCGTAGCCGTGCATGTGCTGCTCCTGGGAGGCGTACGAGAGTCGGGCGTGTGAGGTGAGCGTATACACCGCCGCCGACAGACCGTCCCCGGTTGTGCCCAACCGTTGCCTATGAGGTCACCGGGGCGTGACCGTACCGTCCGTCAGCCCGTCGTACATCCCCCTCACCAGCTGGCCGCCGAGCCGCCCCGCCGTCCGCAGGGCGTCCTCGAACGCGGCGAGCGCGCGGAACTGTTCCCCGTACCGCTGCTGTTCGGCCAGCGGCAGCCGGGGCAGCTGGAGGCGGCGGGCGTCCAGCCGGGCGGCGGTGGAGGCGTAGCTGCTGGCCTGCCGGTGGTTGGCAGTGCCACGGAGGAACCCGGCGAGGAACCAGGGGTCGATGGCAGCCGGATCGGGGCGCAGGAGCTGGAGGTTGCGGCCGAGCACGGCGCCCGCGGTCGCCTCGTCGACGACCCGGGCGACGGAGCCGCCGCCGAGGACGGGGACGACGACGTCACCGGGTTCGAGGAGGATCGGGTCGTCGGGGGTGGGGGATCCGGTGCCGGTGCCGGTGGGGGGCGGGGCGGGGGTTCCGGACGGGGCGGTGCCGGCGAGGACGTCGTGCTCGGTGAGGACGGGGGCGGTTTCGGCGCCTGGGGTGGTGTCTGGGGTGGTGCGGGTGTCTGGTCCGGTGCCGGGGCCTGTGCGGGGGGCCGGTCCGGTTTCGGTGCCTGTACGGGGGGCTGGGCCGGTTTCGGTGCCTGTACGGGGGGCTGGGCCGGTGCCTGTGCCTGTACGGGTGCCTGGTCCGGTGCCGGGGCCTGTGCGGGGGGCCGGGCCCGTTCCCGTTCCCGTACGCAGCAACAGTGCTCCCGCGCGGGCGAGTTCGCCGACCGTGGTGAGCGGCCAGTGGGCCGGGGCGGAGAGTTCGGCGGGCGGCGGGGTGAGGTCGGCGGTGCGGCGCAGGGTGTCGGCCAGCCGCTCCCGTACGTCTTCGAGACCGGCCGCTCCGCCTCCGGCTGCGGGGCGGGGCAGGTGGCGGGCGGGGGCCAGGTCCACGTCGTCGTCGAGGAGTTCGATGACGGGGACGACGCGGCTGACGCCGGGGAGGTCGGCCCGGTCGCGCCAGGCGTCGAGTACGGCGGTGTGCACGGCGGGCCAGTCCGGCCGGTCGCGCCCGCCGCCCGTCTGCGTTCCCGTCGTCGTACCCGGTTCGGCGGGGTCGGTGGTGTCGACGAGGAGGAGCTCGGGGACGGGGCGGAGCTCGCCGCCCGGCTTGCGCAGGACCCAGAGGTGGAGCGGGATGCCGTACGGGGGTGCGGCGCCGGCCGGCAGGGCGATCACCGCGCGCAGGGCGCCCCGGCGCAGGAGGTCGGCCCGGATGCGGCGGCCGGAGCGGCGGGAGGCGGCGGCGGGCGGCATCAGCAGGACGGCGGTGCCGCCGGTGCGCAGGCGGGCCAGGGCGTGCTGGACCCAGGCGAGTTCGGACTCGGTGCGGGCGGGGAAGCCGTACTCCCAGCGCGGGTCGTAGGCCAGTTCGTCGTGGCCCCAGTTGCGGTCGTTGAACGGCGGGTGGCAGAGCACGGTGTCGGCCGCGAGCTGCGGGAAGGCGTCGGCGCGCAGGGCGTCGCCGCCCCGCACGGTCCGGGCCGGGGTGCTGCGCGGCGAACCGTCGCCGTGGAGGGCGAGGCGCAGGGCGGTGAGCGCGGCGAGGGAGGGGTCGGCCTCCTGGGCGAGGAGTTCGGCGGGCCCGGCGACCGCGCGCAGCAGGGTCCCCGTACCGGCGGCCGGGTCCAGGACGCTGCGGACGGGCCGCCTGCCGCCGCCCGGCGGGTCCGTGTCCTTGCCGGTCTCCGCGAGGGCGGCCATCAGCTCGGCGAGGCCGGGGGGCGTCAGCGTGTACTGGCGCGGGTTGGCGTCGAGTTGCCGGCCGAGCAGGAACTCGAAGGTCTGCCCGGCCCCGATCCCGGCGGCCAGCTCGGCGGCGGCGCGCAGGAGGGGGGCGGAGGGGAGGAGGGCGTCGGAGGCGGGGGTGGGCACGGCACGGGTGGTGTGAACACCCGGCGAGTCGGGGCCGCCCGGCGAGGTGTGGACGTCTGAGGCTTCGCTGTGAACGGGGCCGGGGGTGGGTGGGCCGAGGCGGGCGCCGAGCACCTCCTCCATCGCGTGCGGCAGCACGGCAACCATCCGCTCGTCGGAGACGGCGGTCAGCTCCAGCCACGCGGTGGGTCGGTCGCGGACGAGCAGCAGGGCGCAGCCGGTGTGGATCAGGGCGGTGACGGCGCCCTCCGGGTGCCCGGCCACCTGCTGCCAGACGCGTTCACGGAGCGGCACCTCAGCGAGCTTTCCCTGGTCGCGCAGCCACTGCTCCACCTCGGGCAGCGCGAAGGAGGGGCTGGTCTCGGTGCCTCCGACCGGCTTGGGGAAATCGGCGTGGCGCCGCCGCCAGTTGCTCACGGCGGCCCGTCCCACTCCCGCGAGACGCGCGATCCCGGCCGCGGTCACCTCTGTCGCCTGTTCCGGCACCGGCTGTCTCCCCGTCCGACGTCACCCAGCGCTGTTCACGCCGTGTCGCGAGCATAGCGACTCACTCGGACGACACCCAGGAGCATCGTTGCCCGACCCGTTGCGCGTGAACCGTGTTGACTCGGTTCACAAGC is a genomic window of Streptomyces sp. SID8374 containing:
- a CDS encoding sel1 repeat family protein encodes the protein MSDEREAPNDTAVGVGNSVSGGAFHAPVVQAGAVNGGVHTYYAQPPNSSALPPVSEWPQLDTADPIALGVRRTRRLPGESPLPPYVPRDCDRELADQVREAAWEGGLVVVTGAPLSGRTRTAWAALVTSMAGTTRVFAPPPGTDLRGLPAVLRGRGEEHCVLWLDDLEGHLGKRGLTPSVLADLVRLRVPVLATMGDEAYDARRFGVRGRAGVLGAAEPVELAREWSERELRRLEALDEDARLLGAVLGRGVHTVPEYLAVGPELLEEWRRARRPNAHPRGHLLVRVAIDFARCGLVEVSREALRTAQSLYPQELATARAEPFDDGLGWASHIRHGVTGLLAPGGRQDTWAVFGSLVADVGGRPEGPPVPLGMWSLALDAAPEEAERWTVRWNAHLTLVPLADSDPEVSVVLGRINAALGDIETAAFWFRKAADAGHIGATALLGELLVLLDAEAEAIPYLETAAEAGIVQAQYNLGKVLAARAQRWMARAAGHGHPAATEALPPLRKVTDTPPDTVKE
- a CDS encoding N-6 DNA methylase — translated: MPEQATEVTAAGIARLAGVGRAAVSNWRRRHADFPKPVGGTETSPSFALPEVEQWLRDQGKLAEVPLRERVWQQVAGHPEGAVTALIHTGCALLLVRDRPTAWLELTAVSDERMVAVLPHAMEEVLGARLGPPTPGPVHSEASDVHTSPGGPDSPGVHTTRAVPTPASDALLPSAPLLRAAAELAAGIGAGQTFEFLLGRQLDANPRQYTLTPPGLAELMAALAETGKDTDPPGGGRRPVRSVLDPAAGTGTLLRAVAGPAELLAQEADPSLAALTALRLALHGDGSPRSTPARTVRGGDALRADAFPQLAADTVLCHPPFNDRNWGHDELAYDPRWEYGFPARTESELAWVQHALARLRTGGTAVLLMPPAAASRRSGRRIRADLLRRGALRAVIALPAGAAPPYGIPLHLWVLRKPGGELRPVPELLLVDTTDPAEPGTTTGTQTGGGRDRPDWPAVHTAVLDAWRDRADLPGVSRVVPVIELLDDDVDLAPARHLPRPAAGGGAAGLEDVRERLADTLRRTADLTPPPAELSAPAHWPLTTVGELARAGALLLRTGTGTGPAPRTGPGTGPGTRTGTGTGPAPRTGTETGPAPRTGTETGPAPRTGPGTGPDTRTTPDTTPGAETAPVLTEHDVLAGTAPSGTPAPPPTGTGTGSPTPDDPILLEPGDVVVPVLGGGSVARVVDEATAGAVLGRNLQLLRPDPAAIDPWFLAGFLRGTANHRQASSYASTAARLDARRLQLPRLPLAEQQRYGEQFRALAAFEDALRTAGRLGGQLVRGMYDGLTDGTVTPR
- a CDS encoding nucleoside triphosphate pyrophosphohydrolase translates to MNAEAPGTPAATPGDPGRIVLLTASHRVAPGLLSWPAWQTLHAADQVLCADPHHPQLPYLREAGVRVDHAAPSADELVAACAGGRTVVVLAGGEGDSRLTDGLARLGGSGRISMPDLELLPGSYDLPGARLLDLVQVMDRIRRECPWTSQRTHKSLAKYAIEEAYELVEAIEDGDRTELREELGDVLLQVVFHARIAEEDPEEPFAIDDVAGGLVEKLIHRHPHVFGDEHAETPEDVHAHWLRTKAIEKQRTSVTEGVPLGQPGLALAAKLGSRVRTAGLDVPLPTGDPTGDSIGYDLLALAVAAEANGTDPEAALRAAARAYRDAIVAAEGGAG
- a CDS encoding SurA N-terminal domain-containing protein — translated: MHRRRRTALAVSAATLLAAPLLAACGNEAHPGAAAVVGGERIEVSAVQAQAADVRAAQESSPEAAQLVNKSGQLNRAKLHGLIFGRILDKAAEDAGVTVTRKEIQEARTAGRAQYGGEEQLRAMMLQQRWVAPDQIDGDMRQEVQLPKLAKALGADLGTPAGQQVVGEALTKASKQLKIDVNPRFGAWDDQKMQLGTYKAPWITQVTEFAPQEPEAGA
- a CDS encoding serine/threonine-protein kinase, coding for MSNRVIAGRYELATILGQGGMGQVWTAYDQRLDRRVAVKLLRPDRVAGPTGSDAADELRRRFVRECRVTAQVDHPGLVTVHDAGSDGDDLFLVMQYVEGADLADHLAEQDPYPWPWAVAVAAQLCAVLCAVHAVPIVHRDLKPRNVMVRPDGSVTVLDLGVASVLDTDTTRLTHTGSPIGSPAYMAPEQAMGGAVGPYTDLYALGVVLHEMLSGDVPFAGSTALGVLHRHLYEPPVPVRQGRSEVPVALEALVLRLLAKDPQDRPASAQEVYEELAPLLPKHGTPAGPLDPTRPFLRPHAPWPDRAATPATSPVPPSVSVPSQAQAGTTPWPAVASLLSPPPPLTAPTSFTPPPARPDVAQAVDEVKKLLGEGRITQAVDILGAILPAAAAEHGEHSPVVRILRKQYAATLMDDGQFRRALPELRRLAEDRTAEAGPADAQVLQFRYDAAQCLEQLGEATAALGEYRAVLPYYENAYGAVTTDPGRALDIRHRIGQLLLAVGDHTAGRAQLQALLYDAERTYGPHHPLPVDLRRRLSHQSDVRGG
- a CDS encoding cytochrome P450, encoding MTDTPACPHTPDAPALFTWEFATDPYPAYAWLREHSPVHRTALPSGVEAWLVTRYGDAKQALADARLSKDPANHAGSAAAKGKTGIPGERKAELMTHLLNIDPPDHTRLRRLVSKAFTPRRVAEFAPRVQELTDRLIDRFIEDGEADLIHDFAFPLPIYAICDLLGVPREDQDDFRDWAGMMIRHGGGPRGGVARSVKKMRGYLAELIHRKRENPGDDLISGLIRASDHGEHLTENEAAAMAFILLFAGFETTVNLIGNGTYALLRHPEQRARLEESLAAGESALLATGIEELLRFDGPVELATWRYATEALTLGGQEIAAGDPVLVVLAAADRDPDRFTDPDALDLSRSDNQHLGYGHGIHYCLGAPLARLEGQAAVATLLKRLPGLRLAAEPADLRWRGGLIMRGLRTLPVEFEPGRRLEESDTLSPL